One window from the genome of Candidatus Zixiibacteriota bacterium encodes:
- a CDS encoding DinB family protein: protein MNEKIFKEIVWSQFGAAIDMLKNAIIECPDDLWADKSEKHEFWYMAYHTLFWLDCYLYGSIEGFKPPQPFGLEELDPAGVMPERVYSKDELLTYLEHGRRRCRVTIQAMTAQEAATKYAFGKVEMRR from the coding sequence ATGAACGAGAAGATATTCAAGGAAATAGTCTGGAGCCAGTTCGGGGCGGCTATCGATATGCTCAAAAACGCGATCATCGAATGTCCCGATGATCTCTGGGCTGATAAGAGTGAGAAACATGAATTCTGGTACATGGCATACCATACTCTGTTCTGGCTGGACTGTTATCTGTATGGTTCGATCGAGGGTTTCAAACCACCGCAACCGTTCGGGCTGGAGGAACTCGATCCGGCCGGAGTAATGCCCGAGAGGGTTTACTCAAAAGATGAGCTATTGACTTACCTGGAGCATGGTCGCAGACGATGCCGGGTGACTATCCAGGCTATGACCGCTCAGGAAGCGGCGACGAAATATGCTTTCGGGAAAGTGGAGATGCGCCG
- the recR gene encoding recombination protein RecR: MLSSSQTLEKLIRELSRLPGIGRKTAQRLAFWILKQDKKNVLELSEAIMNAREKVRPCSICFNITEDDPCAICQSARRQQEVICVVEEASDLWALERTGEYNGLYHVLGGVLSPLDGVGPEQIHAKELIERLRGDVSEVIIATNPNVEGEATASFLTKLIKPIGVRVTRIARGLPVGSDLEYADNTTLSQAISNRREL, encoded by the coding sequence ATGCTGTCATCCTCACAAACCTTAGAAAAATTGATCCGGGAGCTCTCGCGTCTGCCCGGGATAGGGCGAAAGACTGCCCAGAGGCTTGCGTTCTGGATTCTGAAACAGGATAAAAAGAACGTCCTGGAACTGTCCGAGGCAATCATGAACGCGCGCGAGAAAGTGCGTCCCTGCTCGATCTGTTTCAACATCACCGAAGATGACCCGTGCGCGATATGCCAGTCGGCCAGGCGTCAGCAGGAAGTGATCTGCGTGGTCGAAGAGGCTTCCGACCTGTGGGCCCTGGAACGAACCGGGGAGTACAACGGTCTCTATCATGTGCTGGGCGGTGTGCTTTCTCCCCTGGATGGTGTCGGGCCGGAACAGATTCACGCCAAAGAACTGATCGAGCGTCTGCGGGGTGATGTGTCCGAGGTCATCATCGCCACCAATCCCAATGTCGAAGGTGAAGCCACCGCCTCGTTTCTGACCAAGCTGATCAAACCAATAGGTGTTCGTGTGACCCGGATCGCGCGCGGTCTTCCGGTTGGCTCCGATCTGGAATATGCCGACAACACCACCCTCTCGCAGGCTATCTCCAACCGCCGGGAATTGTGA